From Hydra vulgaris chromosome 15, alternate assembly HydraT2T_AEP, one genomic window encodes:
- the LOC136091973 gene encoding uncharacterized protein LOC136091973, translating to MRAYKIQLVQELKPNDHQARRRFVEWAQNEIAVVPDFHKRIFFSDEAHFWLNGYVNKQNCRIWSEDNTQVYVKTPLHPKKMTVWCALWAGGIIGPYFFKNDDGQNVTVNGDRYRAMITNFFIPELNNHDVQELWFQQDGATCHTARATIDLLKDTFGDRLISRFGPVNWPPRSCDLTPLDYFLWGYVKSLVYADKPQTLDHLEDNIRRVIADIRPQMLEKVIEN from the coding sequence ATGCGTGCTTACAAAATCCAACTCGTGCAAGAATTGAAGCCAAACGATCATCAAGCAAGGCGTAGATTCGTCGAATGGGCCCAAAACGAGATTGCCGTTGTTCCCGATTTTCATAAGCGAATTTTCTTTAGCGATGAAGCGCACTTCTGGTTGAATGGTTACGTCAACAAACAAAACTGCCGCATTTGGAGTGAAGATAATACTCAAGTGTATGTCAAAACACCGTTACATCCAAAAAAAATGACTGTTTGGTGCGCTTTATGGGCTGGTGGAATCATTGGTCCGTACTTCTTCAAAAATGATGATGGCCAGAACGTTACAGTCAATGGTGATAGGTATAGAGCCATGATTACAAACTTTTTCATTCCTGAATTGAACAACCATGATGTCCAGGAGCTGTGGTTTCAACAAGACGGCGCAACATGTCACACAGCTCGTGCCACAATCGATTTATTGAAAGACACGTTTGGTGACCGCCTAATTTCACGTTTTGGACCTGTGAATTGGCCTCCAAGATCTTGTGATTTAACACCGCTAGACTACTTTCTGTGGGGCTATGTAAAGTCATTGGTCTATGCGGATAAGCCACAAACGCTTGACCATTTGGAAGACAACATTCGCCGTGTTATTGCCGATATACGGCCACAAATGTTGGAAAAAGTCATCGAAAATTAG